Proteins encoded within one genomic window of Thermus albus:
- a CDS encoding branched-chain amino acid ABC transporter permease — protein MSFFLQLLFSGIVLGLVYALAALGFVLIYKASRVVNFAQGQFIAIGAFLAYWAMVSLGAPFLLAAALALGLTALLGFGVERVFLKRMVGQPIIAVIMATIGLASLLDGLIHLTPYGAGNFSYPSFLPAGGLTLLGVQISYAQLLAVGFTLLFLLAFTWFFQRSTLGVAMRSVADDQMAAMSLGVSVERVFALAWAAAGLTAAAAGLVVGTISGLNLDALVHIGLRVFPVVILGGLDSIPGAVVAGILIGVLENLAAGFLDPYVPGGGTRDVFPFLVLLLVLWFKPHGLFGTEEIERV, from the coding sequence GTGAGCTTTTTCTTGCAACTTCTCTTTTCCGGGATTGTGCTGGGCTTGGTCTACGCCCTGGCGGCCTTGGGCTTCGTCCTCATCTACAAGGCCAGTCGGGTGGTGAACTTTGCCCAAGGCCAGTTCATCGCCATCGGGGCCTTTCTGGCCTACTGGGCCATGGTGTCCTTGGGGGCTCCTTTCCTGTTGGCCGCCGCCCTGGCCTTAGGCCTCACCGCCCTCCTGGGTTTTGGCGTGGAGCGGGTTTTCCTGAAACGCATGGTGGGCCAGCCCATCATTGCGGTCATCATGGCCACCATCGGCCTGGCCTCCTTGCTGGACGGCCTGATTCACCTCACCCCTTATGGGGCGGGAAACTTTAGCTATCCCAGTTTCCTACCCGCTGGGGGGCTTACCCTTTTAGGGGTTCAGATCTCGTATGCCCAGCTTTTGGCCGTGGGCTTCACCCTGCTCTTTCTCCTGGCCTTTACCTGGTTCTTCCAGCGTTCCACCCTGGGGGTGGCCATGCGCAGCGTGGCCGATGACCAGATGGCGGCCATGAGCCTGGGGGTTTCCGTGGAAAGGGTCTTCGCCCTGGCCTGGGCGGCGGCGGGGCTTACAGCGGCGGCCGCGGGCCTGGTGGTGGGGACCATCTCCGGCCTCAACCTGGACGCCTTGGTGCACATCGGCCTGCGGGTTTTCCCGGTGGTGATCCTGGGGGGGCTGGACTCCATCCCGGGGGCGGTGGTGGCGGGGATTCTGATAGGGGTGTTAGAGAACCTGGCGGCGGGGTTTCTGGACCCCTATGTCCCGGGCGGGGGTACCCGGGACGTCTTCCCCTTCCTGGTGCTCCTTTTGGTCCTTTGGTTTAAGCCCCATGGCCTTTTCGGCACGGAGGAGATCGAGCGCGTATGA
- the fabG gene encoding 3-oxoacyl-[acyl-carrier-protein] reductase, with protein sequence MRKALVTGASRGIGRAIALRLAQEGYALVIHYGQNREKAEEVAEEARRLGSPLVGVLGANLLEAEAATGLVHAAAEILGGLDTLVNNAGITRDTLLIRMKDEDWEAVLEANLSAVFRTTREAIKLMMKARFGRIVNITSVVGILGNPGQANYVASKAGLIGFTRAVAKEYAARGITVNAVAPGFIETEMTGKLPKEVQEAYLKSIPAGRFGRPEEVAEAVAFLVSEAAGYITGQTLCVDGGLTPH encoded by the coding sequence ATGCGTAAGGCACTGGTGACAGGGGCCAGCCGGGGCATCGGCCGGGCCATCGCCCTGAGGCTGGCCCAGGAAGGCTACGCCTTGGTGATCCACTACGGCCAGAACCGGGAGAAGGCGGAAGAGGTGGCGGAGGAGGCCAGGAGGCTGGGTAGCCCCCTGGTGGGGGTCTTGGGGGCCAACCTCCTGGAGGCGGAGGCCGCCACGGGTTTGGTCCACGCCGCGGCGGAGATCCTGGGCGGGCTGGACACCCTGGTGAACAACGCCGGCATCACCCGGGATACCCTCCTCATCCGTATGAAGGACGAGGACTGGGAGGCGGTCCTCGAGGCCAACCTCTCCGCGGTCTTCCGCACCACCCGCGAGGCCATCAAGCTCATGATGAAGGCCCGCTTCGGGCGCATCGTGAACATCACCAGCGTGGTGGGCATCCTGGGCAACCCCGGCCAGGCCAACTACGTGGCCTCCAAGGCGGGCCTCATCGGCTTCACCCGGGCGGTGGCCAAGGAGTACGCCGCCAGGGGGATCACGGTGAACGCGGTGGCCCCGGGGTTCATAGAAACGGAGATGACGGGAAAGCTTCCCAAAGAAGTCCAAGAGGCCTACCTGAAGAGCATCCCCGCAGGCCGCTTTGGCCGCCCGGAGGAGGTGGCGGAGGCCGTGGCCTTCTTGGTCTCCGAGGCCGCCGGGTACATCACCGGCCAGACCCTGTGCGTGGACGGGGGGCTCACCCCCCATTGA
- a CDS encoding deoxyguanosinetriphosphate triphosphohydrolase encodes MLYSRARLLELEAEKLAPYAQKARDTRGRTHPEPESPYRTPYQKDRDRILHTTAFRRLEYKTQVFPNWAGDYYRTRLTHTLEVVQVARSIARALGLNEDLTEAIALSHDLGHPPFGHTGEKVLNELMQAHGGFEHNAQALRILTELEVRYPSFKGLNLTYEVLEGIATHEAAYDPGFKAEYEGKGTLEAQVVDLSDAIAYAAHDLDDGLRSGLLRPEELAEVPFLQELAQEEGLDLSRLTELSRRILVRQLLGFLITATIEATHEEVEKAGIRSAEEVRRYPKRLATLTPEAERAHQELKAFLKERFYRHPEVLRERRKAEIVLEQLFHTYTRYPEILPKEVQARIPKGGLERAVCDYIAGMTDRYALEAYRKLFP; translated from the coding sequence ATGCTCTATTCCCGGGCGCGGCTTTTGGAGCTGGAGGCAGAAAAGCTTGCTCCCTACGCCCAAAAGGCCAGGGACACCCGGGGGCGGACGCATCCGGAGCCTGAGTCCCCTTACCGCACCCCTTACCAGAAGGACCGGGACCGCATCCTGCACACCACCGCCTTCCGCCGCCTGGAGTACAAGACCCAGGTCTTCCCCAACTGGGCCGGGGACTATTACCGCACCCGCCTCACGCATACCCTGGAGGTTGTCCAGGTAGCTCGCTCCATCGCCCGAGCCCTTGGCCTCAACGAGGACCTAACTGAGGCCATCGCCCTCTCCCACGATCTGGGCCACCCCCCCTTTGGCCACACGGGGGAAAAGGTCCTAAACGAGCTGATGCAGGCCCACGGGGGGTTTGAGCACAACGCCCAAGCCCTTAGAATCCTCACCGAGCTAGAGGTCCGCTACCCGAGTTTTAAGGGCCTTAACCTCACCTACGAGGTACTGGAGGGGATCGCCACCCACGAGGCCGCCTACGACCCCGGCTTCAAGGCCGAGTATGAGGGGAAGGGTACCCTCGAGGCCCAGGTGGTGGACCTCTCCGACGCCATCGCCTACGCCGCCCACGACCTGGACGACGGCCTCCGTAGCGGCCTCCTCCGCCCCGAGGAGCTTGCCGAGGTCCCCTTTCTGCAGGAGCTGGCCCAGGAAGAGGGCCTGGACCTCTCCAGGCTCACCGAGCTTTCCCGCCGCATCCTGGTGCGCCAGCTTCTGGGCTTCCTCATCACCGCCACCATCGAGGCCACCCACGAGGAGGTGGAAAAGGCCGGGATAAGAAGCGCCGAGGAGGTGCGCCGTTACCCCAAGCGCCTGGCCACCCTCACCCCGGAGGCCGAGAGGGCCCACCAGGAGCTAAAGGCCTTTCTCAAGGAGCGCTTCTACCGCCATCCCGAGGTCTTGAGGGAAAGGCGCAAGGCGGAAATAGTTCTAGAACAGCTCTTCCACACCTATACCCGCTACCCGGAAATCCTGCCCAAAGAGGTCCAGGCCCGGATCCCCAAAGGGGGCTTGGAACGGGCAGTCTGCGACTACATCGCCGGCATGACGGACCGGTACGCCCTCGAGGCCTACCGAAAGCTCTTTCCCTGA
- a CDS encoding PLP-dependent aminotransferase family protein, with amino-acid sequence MKTLDWNTRFGERARRIQASTIRELLKLTQRPGILSFAGGLPAPELFPKEEAAEKAAEILREKGEVALQYGPTEGYTPLRAWVADWLGVSLEEVLITTGSQQALDLLGKVFLDEGSPVLVEAPSYMGAIQAFRAYGPRFLTVPAGEEGPDLEALAEVLAQEEPRFLYLIPSFQNPSGGLMPLEARKRLLELAMEKGLILVEDDAYRELYFGETRLPSLFELSREAGYPGVIYLSSFSKVLAPGLRVAFVLAQPEVILKLTQAKQGVDLHTPVLNQILVHELVKEGFPERLARIRATYRAKAQAMLEALGKEMPKGVAYTRPQGGMFVWMTLPEGLSAEVLFQRAIEENVAFVPGGPFFANGGGENTLRLSYASVNQENIVKGIKRLAAAVKDLLLYNVS; translated from the coding sequence GTGAAAACCCTGGACTGGAATACCCGTTTTGGCGAGCGGGCAAGGCGCATCCAGGCCTCCACCATCCGCGAGCTTCTCAAACTCACCCAGCGCCCCGGCATCCTGAGCTTTGCCGGGGGGCTTCCTGCCCCTGAGCTTTTCCCGAAGGAGGAGGCGGCAGAAAAGGCAGCGGAAATCCTCAGGGAAAAGGGCGAGGTGGCCCTGCAGTATGGCCCCACGGAGGGCTACACCCCCTTAAGGGCCTGGGTGGCGGACTGGCTTGGGGTAAGCCTCGAGGAGGTCCTGATCACCACGGGAAGCCAGCAGGCCCTGGACCTCTTGGGTAAGGTCTTCCTGGACGAGGGAAGCCCCGTGCTGGTGGAGGCCCCCAGCTACATGGGGGCCATCCAGGCCTTCCGGGCCTATGGTCCCCGCTTCCTCACGGTACCCGCAGGCGAGGAAGGCCCGGACCTGGAGGCTCTGGCCGAGGTCCTAGCGCAGGAGGAACCCCGCTTTCTCTACCTCATCCCCTCCTTCCAAAACCCCTCCGGGGGCCTTATGCCCCTGGAAGCCCGCAAGCGCCTTTTGGAACTGGCCATGGAAAAGGGCCTCATCCTGGTGGAGGACGACGCCTACCGGGAGCTTTACTTCGGAGAAACCCGCCTGCCTAGCCTCTTTGAGCTTTCCCGGGAGGCGGGCTACCCCGGGGTCATTTACCTCAGCAGCTTCTCCAAGGTGCTGGCCCCGGGCCTTCGGGTGGCCTTTGTCCTAGCCCAACCGGAGGTCATCCTCAAACTGACCCAGGCCAAGCAGGGGGTGGACCTGCACACCCCGGTCCTCAACCAGATCCTGGTGCACGAGCTGGTGAAGGAGGGCTTCCCCGAGCGCTTGGCAAGGATCCGCGCCACCTATAGGGCCAAGGCCCAGGCCATGCTGGAGGCCCTGGGGAAGGAGATGCCCAAAGGAGTGGCCTACACCCGGCCCCAGGGGGGGATGTTCGTCTGGATGACCCTGCCCGAAGGCCTATCCGCCGAGGTTCTTTTCCAAAGGGCCATAGAAGAAAACGTGGCCTTCGTACCTGGCGGACCCTTCTTTGCCAACGGGGGCGGGGAGAATACCTTAAGGCTTTCCTACGCCTCGGTGAACCAGGAGAACATCGTCAAGGGAATAAAGCGCTTAGCGGCGGCTGTCAAAGACTTGCTGCTATACAACGTTAGCTAA
- a CDS encoding branched-chain amino acid ABC transporter permease, with translation MRNPWAQTGNYRTSYRQDTSIFATHRELVSLLLFLGFLLVLPQFLSRTQVFILDLILVYSIAVLGLNITTGYAGLINIGQAAFMGVGAYTAALLAPQGLPFWLVVPLGGLVAAFFGFLVGIPSLRVKHLYLALATLAFQVVFEWAVGHLPLLKQGGAMDMPRASFLGYEAGFRNHFHFWYYVALTTLVVLAFFFRNLLRTRYGRALVAVRDNDRAADAMGMDPGRTKLFAFALGAFYAGVAGVLYAYLARAVVIEDYTFAVSIKLLAMAIVGGLGTLVGSFLGPAFLELLDVNMEALSNLIKALGFSVAGVDVASALRPLAFGLIIVLFLMFEPRGLYNWWRLVRSYFRTWPFKY, from the coding sequence ATGAGAAACCCTTGGGCCCAGACCGGAAACTACCGCACCTCTTACCGGCAGGACACCAGCATCTTCGCCACCCACCGGGAGCTGGTCTCCTTGCTGCTCTTCCTGGGTTTTCTCCTGGTTCTCCCCCAGTTCCTCTCCCGAACCCAGGTCTTCATCCTGGACCTGATCCTGGTGTACAGCATCGCGGTCTTGGGGCTTAACATCACCACGGGCTATGCCGGTCTCATCAACATCGGCCAGGCGGCCTTCATGGGGGTGGGGGCCTACACGGCGGCGCTTCTGGCCCCCCAGGGGCTTCCCTTTTGGTTGGTGGTTCCCCTAGGGGGTCTGGTGGCGGCCTTCTTCGGCTTCCTGGTGGGGATCCCCAGCCTAAGGGTCAAGCACCTCTACCTGGCCTTGGCCACCCTGGCCTTCCAGGTGGTCTTTGAGTGGGCCGTGGGGCACCTGCCCCTTCTGAAGCAGGGCGGGGCCATGGACATGCCCCGGGCCAGCTTCTTGGGCTACGAGGCCGGTTTCCGCAACCATTTTCACTTCTGGTACTACGTTGCCTTGACCACTTTGGTGGTTTTGGCCTTTTTCTTCCGCAACCTGCTTCGCACCCGCTACGGGAGGGCTTTGGTGGCGGTGCGGGATAACGACCGGGCCGCGGACGCCATGGGCATGGACCCGGGCCGCACCAAGCTCTTCGCCTTTGCCCTGGGGGCCTTTTACGCCGGGGTGGCGGGGGTGCTCTACGCCTACCTGGCCCGGGCCGTGGTCATAGAGGACTACACCTTTGCCGTTTCCATCAAGCTCCTGGCCATGGCCATCGTGGGAGGGTTGGGAACCCTGGTGGGGAGCTTTTTGGGCCCGGCTTTCTTGGAGCTCTTGGATGTCAACATGGAAGCCCTTTCCAACCTGATCAAGGCCCTGGGGTTCAGCGTGGCGGGGGTGGACGTGGCCAGCGCCCTCAGGCCCTTGGCCTTCGGCCTTATCATCGTGCTTTTCCTCATGTTTGAGCCTCGGGGGCTTTACAACTGGTGGCGCCTGGTGCGAAGCTACTTCCGCACCTGGCCCTTTAAATACTAG
- a CDS encoding ABC transporter substrate-binding protein, which yields MRKLWFGLLAMAGLALGQQQVTILWSGAITGPTSDAGAPYAAGVEDYCKYANERKLIPGVVLNCLVRDDQYNNANTQRFFEEALDRFRIPVFLSYATGANLQLKSLIQEVKVPTIPASMHVELIDPPNNEYFFIPTTTYSEQVVALLEYIAKQKKGAKVALVVHPSPFGRAPVADARKAAAQLGLQIVDVQEVGAGNLDNTALLKRFEAAGVEFIVHQNVAGPVANILKDAKRLGLDKKIKQLGAHYTGGPDLINLAGDAAEGFLWVTSFYMFHEDAPGIRLQKELGEKYKRPQAIVESVNYTNGMLATAIAVEAMRRAQERFKRITGDTVYQALIGMNGPNAFKPSFAVSTKQGIEIDFTKTERTGAEGLRILEAKGGRFVPITEPFTSALFRKVHYGK from the coding sequence ATGCGAAAACTCTGGTTCGGTCTTTTAGCGATGGCGGGGCTGGCCTTAGGCCAGCAGCAGGTCACCATCCTGTGGTCGGGGGCCATCACCGGTCCCACCTCGGATGCGGGGGCTCCTTACGCGGCAGGGGTGGAAGATTACTGCAAGTATGCCAATGAAAGAAAGCTCATCCCCGGGGTGGTGCTGAACTGCCTGGTGCGGGACGACCAGTACAACAACGCCAATACCCAGCGCTTCTTTGAGGAGGCTTTGGACCGGTTCAGGATTCCGGTTTTCCTTTCCTACGCCACCGGGGCCAACCTGCAGCTCAAGTCCCTGATCCAAGAGGTGAAGGTGCCCACCATTCCCGCCTCCATGCACGTGGAGCTCATTGACCCCCCCAACAACGAGTACTTCTTCATCCCCACCACCACCTACTCCGAGCAGGTGGTGGCCCTTTTGGAGTACATCGCCAAGCAGAAGAAGGGGGCCAAGGTGGCCCTAGTGGTTCACCCCTCGCCCTTTGGCCGGGCCCCGGTGGCCGATGCCCGCAAGGCGGCGGCCCAGCTTGGCCTGCAGATCGTGGACGTGCAGGAGGTGGGGGCGGGGAACCTGGACAACACCGCCCTCCTCAAGCGCTTTGAGGCGGCAGGGGTGGAGTTCATCGTGCACCAGAATGTGGCCGGGCCGGTGGCCAACATCCTTAAGGATGCCAAGCGCCTGGGGCTGGACAAGAAGATCAAGCAGCTTGGGGCCCACTACACGGGCGGCCCTGACCTCATCAACCTGGCGGGGGATGCGGCGGAAGGGTTCTTGTGGGTCACCAGCTTCTACATGTTCCACGAAGATGCCCCGGGTATCCGCCTGCAGAAGGAGTTGGGAGAGAAATACAAGCGTCCTCAAGCCATAGTGGAGAGCGTGAACTACACCAACGGTATGCTGGCCACGGCCATCGCGGTAGAGGCCATGCGCCGGGCCCAGGAAAGGTTCAAGCGCATCACCGGGGATACCGTCTACCAGGCCCTCATAGGCATGAACGGCCCCAACGCCTTTAAGCCGAGCTTTGCCGTTTCCACCAAGCAGGGCATTGAGATTGACTTCACCAAGACGGAGCGCACCGGGGCGGAGGGCTTGAGGATCCTCGAGGCCAAGGGCGGCCGCTTTGTCCCCATCACCGAGCCCTTCACCTCGGCCCTCTTCCGCAAGGTGCACTACGGCAAGTAG
- a CDS encoding RluA family pseudouridine synthase, which translates to MVRFRADGIRLDQAVAEACGVSRSRAQEWIAQGRVQVGEKVVAKASYRLKGEEVQVFPEEEKPFVLPEDLPLPVLYEDEDLLVLNKPAGLLTHPAPGVYTGTVVNALLARHFPLEEAEASRPELVRPGIVHRLDKDTSGVLVVAKHPGAHEALAKAFRDRLVMKRYLAITEGHPPEGTLIAPIGRHPVERYKMHVGGIAPRYAETEFRILATAGALALVEARPHTGRTHQIRVHLKHLKAPILGDAVYGRVSLHIPRQALHAYELRFPHPRTGRILEFQAPVPADMVQAWEGVGGRWPEEVLQALY; encoded by the coding sequence GTGGTGCGTTTCCGTGCGGATGGGATACGCCTGGACCAGGCGGTGGCCGAGGCCTGTGGGGTGAGCCGCAGCCGGGCCCAGGAGTGGATCGCCCAGGGCCGGGTCCAGGTGGGGGAGAAGGTGGTGGCGAAGGCCTCCTACCGCCTTAAGGGGGAGGAGGTCCAGGTGTTCCCCGAGGAGGAAAAGCCCTTCGTGCTTCCGGAGGACCTTCCCCTCCCCGTGCTCTATGAGGACGAGGACCTCCTGGTCCTCAACAAGCCCGCAGGTCTTCTCACCCACCCGGCCCCTGGGGTTTACACGGGCACCGTGGTGAACGCCCTTTTGGCCCGGCATTTCCCCCTCGAGGAGGCCGAGGCATCCCGCCCCGAGCTGGTTCGCCCGGGCATTGTCCACCGCTTGGACAAGGACACCAGCGGGGTCTTGGTGGTGGCTAAGCACCCAGGGGCCCACGAGGCCCTGGCCAAGGCTTTCCGCGATCGGTTGGTGATGAAGCGCTACCTGGCCATCACCGAAGGGCATCCCCCGGAAGGGACCCTCATCGCCCCCATCGGCCGCCATCCCGTGGAGCGGTACAAGATGCATGTCGGGGGGATTGCGCCTCGGTATGCGGAGACCGAGTTCCGCATCCTGGCCACGGCGGGGGCTTTGGCCCTGGTGGAGGCCCGGCCCCACACGGGGCGCACCCACCAGATCCGCGTCCACCTGAAGCATTTGAAGGCCCCTATCCTGGGGGATGCGGTCTACGGGCGGGTAAGCCTCCACATCCCGCGCCAGGCCCTCCACGCCTATGAGCTCCGCTTCCCCCACCCTCGCACCGGCCGCATCCTGGAGTTCCAGGCCCCGGTGCCCGCCGATATGGTCCAGGCCTGGGAGGGGGTGGGGGGGAGGTGGCCGGAAGAAGTTTTGCAGGCATTATACTGA
- a CDS encoding DNA-methyltransferase, translating into MEHSPAFLGYHRLFIGDARQVLRSFPDASVHLVLTSPPYWTLKRYEDIPGQLGHVEDYEAFLDQLDGVWREIFRVLVPGGRLIIVVGDVAVSRKRFGRHVVFPLHADIQVRCRKLGFDNLNPILWHKRTNATLEANRPGFFLGKPFEPGAIIKTEVEYILMQRKPGGYRKPTPEQREKSRIPKDLFHKWFRQIWDDIPGWNTKAHPAPFPLELAERLVRMFSFTGDTVLDPFAGTGTTLLAAARHGRRSVGIELVPRYAQLAQERFAREGAGHALALEVVAGGV; encoded by the coding sequence TTGGAACATAGCCCGGCTTTTCTCGGCTACCATCGCCTCTTTATAGGCGATGCGCGACAGGTGCTTCGCTCCTTTCCCGATGCCTCAGTGCACTTGGTCCTGACTTCTCCTCCTTACTGGACCTTGAAACGTTACGAGGATATTCCGGGTCAGCTCGGACACGTGGAGGATTACGAGGCCTTCTTGGACCAGTTAGATGGCGTTTGGAGGGAGATCTTCCGGGTTTTGGTGCCCGGTGGGCGGCTGATCATCGTGGTGGGTGATGTGGCCGTTTCCCGGAAGCGCTTTGGCAGACATGTGGTCTTCCCCCTCCACGCGGATATACAGGTGCGTTGCCGTAAGTTAGGCTTTGACAATCTGAACCCTATCCTGTGGCACAAGCGTACGAACGCTACCCTCGAGGCCAATCGCCCCGGGTTTTTCCTAGGTAAGCCCTTTGAACCCGGGGCCATCATCAAGACCGAGGTGGAATACATCCTGATGCAGCGAAAGCCTGGGGGCTACCGCAAACCCACCCCAGAACAGCGGGAAAAGAGCCGCATCCCCAAGGATCTGTTCCACAAATGGTTCCGACAAATATGGGATGATATTCCTGGGTGGAACACTAAAGCCCACCCAGCCCCCTTTCCGCTGGAGCTAGCCGAAAGGCTCGTACGCATGTTTAGTTTTACGGGGGACACGGTTCTGGACCCCTTTGCCGGCACGGGAACGACCCTTCTTGCTGCCGCTCGCCATGGCAGGCGTTCGGTTGGCATAGAGTTGGTGCCGAGATACGCTCAACTTGCCCAAGAACGTTTTGCGCGCGAGGGGGCAGGCCATGCTCTCGCATTGGAGGTGGTGGCGGGTGGAGTTTAG
- a CDS encoding ABC transporter ATP-binding protein has protein sequence MSLNPTRPEDLGPILLLVNNIEVVYHDIIQVLRGVSLKVPEGRITALLGPNGAGKTTTLRAISGLLIPEDGEVVRGEILYQGKPIHNRPPEEIVRMGIVQVLEGRRVFKHLTVEENLWVGTLTRRAVRLKEELERIYHYFPRLADLRNRLAGYCSGGEQQMIAIGRALLARPRLLLLDEPSLGLAPLLVREIFDIVARVNAEEGVTVLVVEQNARVALSIAHYGYIMETGRIVLEGDREYLLENPDVQEFYLGVAKGGGRKSFKEVKAYKRRKRFM, from the coding sequence ATGAGCCTGAACCCCACACGCCCCGAAGACTTAGGCCCCATCCTCCTTTTGGTCAACAACATCGAGGTGGTCTACCACGACATCATCCAGGTGCTCCGCGGTGTCTCCCTAAAGGTGCCCGAAGGGCGCATCACCGCCCTCTTAGGCCCCAACGGGGCGGGGAAGACCACCACCTTGAGGGCCATCTCCGGCCTCCTCATCCCCGAGGATGGGGAGGTGGTGAGGGGGGAGATCCTCTACCAGGGGAAGCCCATCCATAACCGCCCCCCCGAGGAGATCGTGCGGATGGGGATCGTGCAGGTGCTGGAGGGCCGCCGGGTCTTTAAGCACCTCACGGTGGAGGAAAACCTCTGGGTGGGCACCCTGACCCGAAGGGCCGTGCGCCTAAAGGAGGAACTGGAGCGCATCTACCACTACTTCCCCCGCCTGGCGGACCTCCGCAACCGCTTGGCTGGGTACTGCTCAGGGGGGGAGCAGCAGATGATCGCCATCGGTAGGGCGCTCCTGGCCAGACCGCGCCTCCTCCTCCTGGACGAGCCTTCCTTGGGCCTGGCTCCCCTTTTGGTGCGGGAGATCTTTGACATCGTGGCCCGGGTGAATGCGGAGGAAGGGGTCACGGTCTTGGTGGTGGAGCAGAACGCCCGGGTGGCCCTTTCCATCGCCCACTACGGCTACATCATGGAAACGGGCCGGATCGTGCTGGAAGGGGACCGGGAATACTTGCTGGAAAACCCCGACGTGCAGGAGTTCTACCTGGGGGTGGCCAAGGGGGGTGGGCGGAAAAGCTTCAAGGAGGTGAAGGCCTACAAGAGGCGGAAGCGGTTCATGTAG
- the fabF gene encoding beta-ketoacyl-ACP synthase II — MRRVVITGLGPLTPIGVGAEAYHKAQLEGRSGVGPITRFDASTLPVRIAAEVEVNPEEYIDKRELRRLDRFVQYALIAAELALRDAGLETSTLDPERVGTLVGTGIGGMETWEAQSKVFLERGPNRISPFFIPMMIANMASAHIAMRYGFMGPSSTAVTACATGSDAIGNAFRMIQLGEADIVLAGGTEAAITPMAIGAFAVMRALSTRNEEPPKASRPFTLSRDGFVMGEGAGVVVLEEYEHAKRRGARIYAEVVGFGRSADAHHITEPHPEGKGAALAMRRALQDAQVNPEAVGYINAHGTSTPVGDRAEVLAIKEVFGEHAKKLMVSSTKSMTGHLLGAAGGIEAIATVQALYHGIIPPTINLEDPDPELDLDFVPEPREAKVAYALSNSFAFGGQNAVLLFKRV; from the coding sequence ATGCGACGCGTGGTCATCACCGGCCTCGGCCCCCTCACCCCCATCGGCGTGGGGGCCGAAGCCTACCATAAAGCCCAGCTGGAAGGCCGTAGCGGGGTAGGCCCCATCACCCGCTTTGATGCCTCCACCTTGCCGGTGCGCATCGCCGCTGAGGTGGAGGTCAACCCAGAGGAGTACATAGACAAAAGGGAGCTTAGGCGCCTGGACCGCTTCGTCCAGTACGCCCTGATCGCCGCCGAGCTGGCCCTTAGGGATGCGGGCCTGGAAACAAGCACCCTAGACCCCGAGCGGGTGGGTACCCTGGTGGGCACGGGTATCGGGGGCATGGAGACCTGGGAGGCCCAGAGCAAGGTCTTCCTGGAGCGGGGGCCCAACCGAATCAGTCCCTTCTTCATCCCCATGATGATCGCCAACATGGCCTCCGCCCATATCGCCATGCGCTATGGCTTCATGGGACCGAGCTCCACCGCGGTCACCGCCTGCGCCACGGGCTCGGATGCCATCGGCAACGCCTTCCGCATGATCCAGCTTGGGGAGGCCGACATCGTGCTGGCCGGGGGTACGGAGGCCGCCATCACCCCCATGGCCATCGGGGCCTTCGCCGTGATGCGGGCCCTTTCCACCCGGAACGAGGAGCCCCCCAAGGCCAGCCGCCCTTTCACCTTGAGCCGGGATGGTTTTGTGATGGGCGAGGGGGCCGGGGTGGTGGTCCTGGAGGAGTACGAGCACGCCAAAAGGCGAGGGGCCAGGATCTACGCCGAGGTGGTAGGCTTTGGCCGGAGCGCCGACGCCCACCACATCACCGAGCCCCACCCTGAAGGGAAAGGAGCGGCCTTGGCCATGCGCCGCGCCCTCCAAGACGCCCAGGTAAACCCCGAGGCGGTGGGCTACATCAACGCCCACGGCACCTCCACCCCCGTGGGGGACCGGGCAGAGGTCCTAGCCATCAAGGAGGTTTTCGGGGAGCACGCCAAAAAGCTCATGGTCTCCAGCACCAAGAGCATGACCGGCCACCTCCTGGGGGCCGCGGGAGGGATTGAGGCCATTGCCACGGTGCAGGCCCTCTACCACGGGATCATCCCCCCCACCATCAACCTCGAGGACCCGGACCCCGAGCTGGACCTGGACTTCGTGCCTGAGCCCCGCGAGGCCAAGGTGGCGTACGCCCTTTCCAACTCCTTCGCCTTCGGCGGGCAGAACGCGGTGTTGCTCTTCAAACGGGTTTAA
- the acpP gene encoding acyl carrier protein: protein MTEQEIFEKVKAVIAEKLSVEPEKITLEARFIEDLGADSLDTVELIMGLEDEFGLEISDEEAEKIRTVKDAVAFIQAKLG from the coding sequence ATGACGGAGCAGGAAATCTTTGAAAAGGTCAAGGCGGTTATCGCGGAAAAGCTCTCGGTGGAACCGGAGAAGATCACCTTGGAAGCCCGCTTCATCGAGGACCTAGGTGCGGACAGCCTGGACACCGTGGAGCTCATCATGGGCCTCGAGGACGAGTTTGGCCTGGAGATCTCCGACGAGGAGGCGGAAAAGATCCGCACCGTTAAGGATGCGGTGGCCTTCATCCAGGCCAAGCTGGGCTAG